In Fusarium verticillioides 7600 chromosome 6, whole genome shotgun sequence, the sequence aCGCCGATGACCGCCCCAAGATTTCTCTCTGGGTACGTTTATTACATATAAGTGACATACGAACAATACTAATCTGGAGTAGGGTATTCTGAAGTCGATGATTGGCAAGGACATGACCAAGATGACTCTGCCTGTTTCTTTCAACGAGCCAACTTCACTCCTCTACCGAGCCGGAGAGGATATGGAGTATGCCGATTTGCTTGACCTGGCTGCTGACCGAGCCGACTCGATTGAACGACTTATCTATGTGGCTGCTTTTGCTGCTAGTGAGTACGCATCAACTATTGGTCGTGTGGCTAAGCCTTTCAACCCCCTGTTGGGAGAGACGTTTGAGTATGTGCGGCCAGACAAGAACTACCGCTTCTTTATTGAGCAAGTCAGCCATCACCCTCCAGTCGGCGCTGCGTACGCCGAGTCACCTAAGTGGTCTTATTGGGGTGAATCAGCTGTGAAGTCGAAGTTCTATGGTAAATCCTTCGACATCAACCCGCTGGGTACATGGTTCCTCAAGCTTCGGCCTACCGCTGGAGGAAAGGAGGAGCTTTACACATGGAAAAAGGTTACATCGTCTGTCATTGGTATCATCACTGGAAATCCGACGGTCGACAACTATGGTGTcatggagatcaagaactGGACAACGGGCGAGGTGGCTCACGTTGAGTTCAAACCACGTGGCTGGAAGGCATCGAGCGCATATCAAGTATCTGGAAAGGTTACTGATGCAACTGGAAAGGTTCGCGTCAGTCTTGGTGGTCGCTGGAACTCGAAGCTGTACGCTCGCCTAACCCCAGGGTACGAAGCAGCTGTGGATGAACCTAAGGAGAGCGGCGGTGACATGGCCCACGGTGGTCTTACAGACCCCAACCGTGCGTATCTCATCTGGAAGGCGAATGAGCGGCCAACTGGCATACCTTTCAACCTGACACCATTCGTCTTGACTTTCAACCATATCGATGACAAGCTCCGACCATGGCTTCCACCTACTGACTCTCGCCTTCGACCTGATCAGCGGGCGATGGAGGATGGGGAGTACGATtttgctgctgatgagaagaatcgACTGGAGAATGCTCAACGAGCGCGCCGGCGTCTCCGAGAAGAGCGTGGCGAGGAGTTTGTGCCAGCGTGGTTTCGAAAGGCGCGCTGCGAGATCACGGGAGAGGAGTATTGGCAATTTACTGGCAAATACTGGGAGCGACGCGAGAAGGCCGGTCCAAACGGTGATCCCCAAGTTGCGTGGGAGGGGTTGGAACCAATTTATGAAGACCATGTGGATGAGGATACGATTCGGTGATATATCCATTGATTATTAAATTGTTAATTACACGAAAAAGAGAGAGGGTTGAGAGACGTGAGAAATGTAGCTATTGCGATGGTAGGGAGGGGAGTTGTTTAGATAATCTAAAGTAAGTTAGCTGGTAGAGTTCTGGAAGCTTGAAGTACAAGTTGCAACGCATCCCCATCGCTCGCTGTAATTCCCGGAACGGAGAATACGGTATCCGTAACTTGGTTAACTGTGCTCTGCCGGCCTCTGAGTGGCCGATAACGAGGTAGATTCGGCTCCGACTCCGAACCTCGGTAAAAAAAGGCCCAACCTTAAACTCATCAGGGGCAAGTTTACGTAGACTAAGCCTCTAAGGGCCtctaaggtaccttattataaggtaggtagggaGCTCGTAGTGAGGCAGCACATGAAAGCTCGGCCTCTAAAtacatcatccttctccttaAAGATAGTGTCTGCCTctactactccgtacctatTTACTATTCCTGAGTATCCACAACTTCTTTCCAGCATCACCCAACAGTAATACAGCGCATTCAATTGGAGCAGAATAGCGAAATGACAGTCATTGAGGACCACGCTAGACCGACTCTACTGCGACCACCAGAGCACGATGAGAGCAAGTCTCTGATTGAGAATGTATTGGACGTCACAGAGATCAAGGTTCTAGGCCCTGTAAGTTGTGCCTCTTTTTTTCATCACCTACTTCAGTTGCGTCAATGGCACAGCTATGTATATGGATATCAATGAATGATATGTGATACTGCTCTCACTGCATGGTATCAATACAAATAATCAGTCAGCGTTACTGACTGGTCACAGGACATCTTTACAAACACACAACCTCAATGGCATCCTCCTGGTGCTCGCGGTATCTATGGAGGTGCTGTCATTGCACAATGTCTTGCTGCCGCGCAAAAGACCGTCCCAGAGACGTTCCTAGTACACTCATGCCACTGCTACTTCCTGCTCGCGGGCAACTCTGAGATACCCATTCTCTACCACGTTGAGCGTGTACGCGACGGACGCTCGTACTCAACACGCACGGTCCAAGCGCGGCAAAAGGGCGCGTGCATctttaccaccaccatcagtTTCGTGCGTGAGACACCTcctgagaagaagcgacGGGAGGTCAGCCATGCGGCAAGCCTGCCCAAGGATGTGAGCCCGCCCACGGATGACTGGGATGGCGAGCCAGAGTGGGCAAGGACTGGGCCGTTCCAGAGCCACAGAATTGAAGTA encodes:
- a CDS encoding palmitoyl-CoA hydrolase, whose amino-acid sequence is MTVIEDHARPTLLRPPEHDESKSLIENVLDVTEIKVLGPDIFTNTQPQWHPPGARGIYGGAVIAQCLAAAQKTVPETFLVHSCHCYFLLAGNSEIPILYHVERVRDGRSYSTRTVQARQKGACIFTTTISFVRETPPEKKRREVSHAASLPKDVSPPTDDWDGEPEWARTGPFQSHRIEVLGAQDPNCKPQDRKSRQWMRSRQKISAGGGHQAHLNALAYMSDSYFIGTVSRLHGLWRFPFSPEEVPSLDEKTQEQVKSLCEFEGMGSNVEDWKGRAQVGMLVSLDHSIYFHEPMAVKADEWMFTEMESPWAGDGRGVVTQKIFGKDGALLATCFQEGVVRLKQDGGEKGAKL